One window from the genome of Spiractinospora alimapuensis encodes:
- a CDS encoding UvrD-helicase domain-containing protein has product MRFYADLHIHSKYSRACSKDCDIEHLTWWARRKGVGVVGTGDFTHPAWFAHLREVLEPAEPGLFRLRADLDRDISRTLPASCRSDVRFMLSVEISTIYKAGERTRKVHHLCYMPDFAAAERFNERLGRIGNLGSDGRPILGLDSRDLLEITLESGDGAYLVPAHIWTPWFAAMGSKAGFDSIADCYRDLSGHIFALETGLSSDPEMNWRLSQLDGFTLVSNSDAHSPPMLAREASAFDTELDYFSIRRALETGTGYEGTVEFFPEEGKYHLDGHRKCDVRLEPAETKARGGLCPACGKPVTVGVLHRVDDLADRPEGVRPEGAAGFRNLIPLPEIVSEIVGVGPKSKKVLGRIATLTAEHGSELAILDDVPTDDLERGLPGLGEAISRLRAGTVIRDAGYDGEYGRIHLFAPDELTALRTADAPALFDAPAATPARRASSRPAVAPRTAEVTVAVTEPSDDDRTPPPLPPPDSGGSGVLAGLDPDQRTAAAVESGPLLIVAGPGTGKTRTVTHRLAHLVTERSVPPEECLAITFTRRAAEEMSERMAGLVGAAASDLTVATFHSFGFSVIRDHHELLGLPPTVGIADATVADELLTSAAGDRGLTSGSRRALSLVRRGEAEPDADTAELLATYSRLLRERGLVDYDDLLLLPVELLGANPEVRAAYRDRYRWVTVDEYQDVDAVQYRLLRLLCPPDANLTAIGDPDQAIYSFRGADVGFFLRFERDYPTAPVVRLTRNYRSGPPIVEAALRAIRPSTLVADRELHATRTEVDHPLTVHQVEDERAEAAYVARTIESLLGGSSLYSLDSGRATPEDGHEISFADIAVLYRTDAQARAVVEELGRCGLPSQKRSHDPLTARAGVEHILRELVHVSDGATGDVLAEVRSAAAAAERTLASDSASEGADERVAEVHVATELLSPLARRYGTDLGGFVREVLLGAEVDALDARADAISLLTLHAAKGLEFPVVFVVGCEDGLLPLRWPGTEPDEASIAEERRLCFVGMTRAQDHLYLTHARRRSRMGRVEERRVSPFLDDLGDRVRRTTLSKPRSADRQLRLL; this is encoded by the coding sequence GTGCGCTTCTACGCCGACCTGCACATCCACTCCAAGTACTCCCGTGCCTGCAGCAAGGACTGCGACATCGAGCACCTCACCTGGTGGGCGCGACGCAAGGGCGTGGGTGTCGTCGGCACGGGGGACTTCACCCACCCCGCGTGGTTCGCGCACCTGCGGGAGGTGCTGGAACCGGCGGAGCCAGGGCTGTTCCGGCTCCGGGCCGACCTTGACCGGGACATCTCCCGCACCCTGCCCGCGTCGTGCAGGAGCGACGTGCGGTTCATGCTCTCCGTGGAGATCTCCACGATCTACAAGGCGGGTGAGCGGACGCGGAAGGTGCACCACCTCTGCTACATGCCGGACTTCGCGGCCGCCGAACGGTTCAACGAACGGCTCGGCCGGATCGGGAACCTGGGGTCGGACGGGCGCCCGATCCTCGGGCTGGACTCCCGGGACCTGCTGGAGATCACGCTGGAGAGCGGCGACGGCGCCTACCTGGTGCCGGCGCACATCTGGACCCCGTGGTTCGCCGCGATGGGCTCCAAGGCGGGGTTCGACTCGATCGCCGACTGTTACCGCGACCTCTCCGGGCACATCTTCGCTCTGGAGACGGGGCTCTCCAGTGACCCAGAGATGAACTGGCGGCTCAGTCAACTCGACGGATTCACCCTGGTCAGCAACTCCGACGCCCACTCTCCGCCGATGTTGGCCCGGGAGGCCAGCGCGTTCGACACCGAACTCGACTACTTCTCCATCCGGCGCGCGCTGGAGACGGGCACCGGCTACGAGGGCACGGTCGAGTTCTTTCCGGAGGAGGGGAAGTACCACCTGGACGGCCACCGCAAGTGCGACGTCCGCCTCGAACCCGCGGAGACCAAGGCCCGGGGTGGTCTGTGTCCCGCATGCGGCAAGCCCGTCACGGTGGGGGTGCTGCACCGGGTGGACGACCTGGCGGACCGACCGGAGGGCGTACGCCCCGAGGGGGCGGCCGGATTCCGCAACCTGATCCCCCTGCCGGAGATCGTGAGCGAGATCGTGGGGGTGGGTCCCAAGAGCAAGAAGGTGCTGGGCCGGATCGCCACCCTCACGGCGGAGCACGGATCCGAGCTCGCCATCCTGGACGACGTCCCGACCGACGATCTGGAGCGCGGCCTCCCCGGACTGGGTGAGGCGATTTCCCGGCTGCGTGCCGGGACGGTGATCCGCGACGCGGGGTACGACGGCGAGTACGGGCGGATCCACCTCTTCGCCCCCGACGAGCTGACGGCCCTGCGGACGGCGGACGCTCCGGCCCTGTTCGACGCGCCCGCCGCGACGCCCGCGCGGCGCGCGTCGTCCCGACCCGCCGTCGCTCCCCGCACGGCTGAGGTCACCGTCGCCGTCACGGAGCCGTCGGACGACGACCGCACCCCGCCGCCCCTCCCACCCCCGGACTCGGGGGGTTCCGGCGTCCTCGCCGGCCTCGACCCGGACCAGCGGACGGCCGCGGCGGTGGAGAGTGGACCGCTGTTGATCGTGGCTGGCCCCGGAACCGGAAAGACCCGGACGGTCACCCATCGCCTCGCCCATCTGGTCACGGAGCGGAGTGTCCCGCCGGAGGAGTGTCTGGCGATCACCTTCACCCGCAGGGCGGCCGAGGAGATGTCGGAACGCATGGCCGGCCTGGTCGGCGCGGCGGCCAGCGACCTCACCGTCGCCACCTTCCACTCCTTCGGGTTCTCCGTCATCCGTGACCACCACGAACTCCTCGGGCTTCCCCCGACCGTGGGCATCGCCGACGCGACCGTCGCGGACGAGCTGCTCACCTCGGCCGCGGGCGACCGTGGACTCACGAGCGGCTCCCGTCGGGCCCTGTCCCTGGTGCGTCGCGGCGAGGCCGAGCCGGACGCCGACACGGCGGAGCTGCTCGCCACCTACTCGCGTCTGCTACGGGAACGCGGACTCGTGGACTACGACGACCTGCTCCTGCTCCCGGTCGAGCTGCTGGGCGCTAACCCGGAGGTGCGGGCGGCGTATCGGGACCGCTACCGCTGGGTCACGGTGGACGAGTACCAGGACGTGGACGCGGTGCAGTACCGCCTCCTCCGGTTGCTGTGCCCGCCGGACGCCAATCTCACCGCTATCGGCGACCCCGACCAGGCGATCTACTCCTTCCGCGGCGCCGACGTCGGGTTCTTCCTCCGGTTCGAGCGGGATTACCCGACCGCCCCCGTCGTCCGGTTGACGCGGAACTACCGCAGTGGTCCCCCCATCGTGGAGGCCGCGCTGCGCGCGATCCGTCCCAGCACGCTGGTCGCGGACCGGGAACTCCACGCGACCCGTACCGAGGTCGACCATCCGCTGACCGTGCACCAGGTCGAGGACGAACGCGCCGAGGCCGCCTACGTGGCGCGCACCATCGAGTCCCTGCTCGGCGGATCGTCGCTGTACTCGCTGGACAGTGGACGGGCGACCCCGGAGGACGGTCACGAGATCTCCTTCGCCGACATCGCGGTCCTCTACCGGACCGACGCCCAGGCGCGGGCCGTGGTCGAGGAGCTCGGACGGTGTGGCCTACCGAGCCAGAAGCGGTCGCATGACCCCCTCACGGCCCGGGCCGGGGTGGAACACATCCTGCGGGAGCTGGTGCACGTCAGCGACGGCGCCACCGGCGACGTGCTGGCGGAGGTCCGTTCGGCGGCTGCCGCCGCCGAACGAACGCTCGCCTCCGACTCCGCCTCGGAGGGGGCCGACGAGCGCGTCGCCGAGGTCCACGTCGCGACGGAGCTGCTCTCCCCGCTGGCACGCCGCTACGGCACGGACCTCGGCGGCTTCGTGCGCGAGGTCCTGCTCGGGGCGGAGGTCGACGCGCTGGACGCACGGGCGGACGCGATCTCGCTGCTCACCCTGCACGCGGCCAAGGGTTTGGAGTTCCCGGTGGTCTTCGTGGTCGGCTGCGAGGACGGGCTGCTCCCCCTGCGCTGGCCGGGCACGGAACCCGACGAGGCCTCGATCGCGGAGGAACGCCGGTTGTGCTTCGTCGGCATGACCCGCGCGCAGGACCACCTGTACCTGACGCACGCCCGCCGGCGCTCACGGATGGGACGCGTGGAGGAGCGGCGGGTCTCCCCGTTCCTGGACGACCTCGGGGACCGTGTCCGGCGGACCACCCTCAGCAAGCCCAGGAGCGCTGACCGCCAGCTACGGCTGCTGTAG
- a CDS encoding helix-turn-helix transcriptional regulator, translating into MAHSNRGELAAFLRTRRHRLQPFDVGLPEVGPRRTPGLRRQEVAQLAGMSIDYYIRLEQGRGPTPSAQVLAALTRALLLSMDERDYLFRLVGENPPITRSPTQDVPNAVRILLDNLTNTPAYVLDAKYDVLAWNHLATYFTGDLENVSPERRNVLRWIFRPGDDGAARREDPDARSFARSCVADLRAAHAQYPGDAGIRRLVDELRASSPDFADIWAAHEVEVRRRVRKRVVHPAEGELRFECQVMHIPESDQRLIAYCAEPGSPTEAVFRRLAAMPRPDTPTLSDGRYQCEPGAVPSENVQVVGLQQP; encoded by the coding sequence GTGGCGCACTCCAACCGTGGCGAACTGGCCGCGTTTCTCCGCACCCGTCGGCACCGGCTCCAACCGTTTGACGTCGGACTTCCCGAGGTTGGGCCGCGGCGGACGCCAGGACTGCGGCGGCAGGAGGTCGCGCAGTTGGCGGGGATGTCGATCGACTACTACATCCGGCTCGAGCAGGGACGCGGTCCCACCCCCTCGGCGCAGGTGCTCGCCGCTCTGACCAGGGCCCTGCTGCTGTCCATGGACGAGCGGGACTACCTGTTCCGGCTCGTCGGCGAGAATCCGCCGATCACTCGGTCGCCGACCCAGGACGTGCCCAACGCGGTGCGGATCCTCCTGGACAACCTGACCAACACCCCCGCCTACGTCCTGGACGCGAAGTACGACGTGTTGGCGTGGAACCACCTCGCCACCTACTTCACTGGGGACCTGGAAAACGTGTCCCCGGAGCGGCGCAACGTTCTCCGCTGGATCTTCCGTCCGGGGGACGACGGGGCCGCTCGGCGGGAGGACCCCGACGCGCGGTCCTTCGCGCGCTCCTGCGTGGCCGACCTGCGCGCCGCCCACGCCCAGTACCCCGGTGACGCGGGGATCCGACGGCTCGTCGACGAACTACGGGCCAGCTCCCCCGACTTCGCCGACATCTGGGCGGCCCACGAGGTGGAGGTGCGGCGCCGCGTCCGCAAGCGTGTGGTGCATCCCGCCGAGGGGGAACTGCGCTTCGAGTGTCAGGTGATGCACATCCCCGAGTCCGACCAGCGGTTGATCGCCTACTGCGCCGAGCCGGGCTCCCCCACCGAAGCGGTGTTCCGTCGGTTGGCGGCGATGCCGAGGCCGGACACCCCCACACTCTCCGACGGTCGCTACCAGTGCGAACCCGGCGCCGTGCCCAGCGAGAACGTCCAGGTGGTGGGGCTACAGCAGCCGTAG
- a CDS encoding SDR family oxidoreductase — protein sequence MTNTIALITGANRGLGYETARLLGERGMTVFLGCRDEERAGVAAADLRAAGHDAHPLHLDVTDEKAVQAAAETIERTHGRLDVLVNNAGIGGFAESGGPSQTPLSAIRRVYETNVFGVVAVTNAMLPLLRQAPAARIVNVSSEVGSLTTMTDPGSPLAQLQATVPYPSSKSALNMLTVMYARELADTRILVNAANPGYCATDFNGNTGYRTAEAGASVSVHLATLDADGPSGLLWGDQSMSHRTDTSGPLPW from the coding sequence ATGACCAACACGATCGCACTGATCACCGGCGCGAACCGGGGGCTGGGGTACGAGACGGCGCGGCTGCTCGGGGAGCGGGGGATGACCGTCTTCCTTGGGTGCCGTGACGAGGAACGCGCGGGAGTGGCCGCGGCGGACCTGCGGGCGGCCGGCCACGACGCGCATCCACTCCACCTGGACGTGACCGACGAGAAGGCCGTCCAGGCGGCGGCGGAGACCATCGAGCGGACCCATGGGCGACTGGACGTCCTCGTGAACAACGCCGGCATCGGCGGGTTCGCCGAGAGCGGCGGGCCGAGCCAGACCCCCCTGTCGGCGATCCGGCGGGTGTACGAGACCAACGTGTTCGGGGTCGTGGCCGTCACGAACGCGATGCTGCCGTTGCTACGGCAGGCGCCCGCCGCGCGGATCGTGAACGTCTCGAGCGAGGTCGGCTCCCTCACCACGATGACGGACCCCGGAAGTCCCCTGGCCCAGCTCCAGGCCACGGTCCCGTATCCGTCCTCGAAGTCGGCGCTGAACATGCTGACCGTGATGTACGCCCGTGAACTCGCCGACACGCGCATCTTGGTGAACGCCGCCAATCCTGGCTACTGCGCCACCGACTTCAACGGGAACACCGGCTACCGCACAGCGGAAGCCGGTGCGAGCGTGAGCGTGCACCTGGCGACCCTGGACGCGGACGGGCCAAGTGGACTGCTCTGGGGCGACCAGTCCATGAGCCACAGGACCGACACCTCCGGCCCGCTCCCCTGGTGA